Sequence from the Herbaspirillum sp. meg3 genome:
GGCTTTGCCACCATCCCGTCCTCGACCAAGCGCGCTAATCTGGAAAGTAATCTGGCGGCAAAAGACATCCGCCTGACGGATGCCGAGATGGATGCCATCTCCAGACTCGATCGCAATGATCGTCTCGCCAATCCTGACTTTGCGCCGCAGTGGGATTGAGCTGAATGCTGCGTTCTCTTTCCGTCTTGCGGGAAGAGAACTCCACAGAACGGCACGCCACCCCGCCTGTATGGCTGATGCTGGCGGGGTGTTGTCCTTATTGCAGCGCTATCGTTTGCCTCGCATCGCTTTCCGGAAAATGCCATGTGCTGTATTTTTATTTTAAATTGCTTGCAATTTAATTTTACTCAATTTAATATCCACTCATGCACTGACCAAACAAACCGGATGCCAACGATAAAGTGGCCCCAATGAAGAGGAAGGCGCATGCATTACGCATTGAAGAATTTCAGATACTGAAGCGCCAAATATATTGTACACAATTTAATTGCTTGATTTAAAAATTACCTCCCCCCCCGAAAGGAAACATCATGAAATCGATCAAACAAGTTCTCACTCTCAGCGCCGTCGCACTGGCCGCTTCCACAGCCCTCACCGTACAAAGCGCGAATGCCGCTTCGGTAGAGCCACAAACCCAGGGCTTCCTCGACGTGCTGTCCGCAGCCGGCGGTCCTCCGATCTATACACTGACGCCTGAACAAGCCCGCAACCTGCTGGCCGGCGCACAGGCGGGCAAGGTCGCAAAACCAGCCGCCGATATCGAAGACCGTGTGATCCCCGTCGGTCCGACCGGCAGCACACGCATCCGTATCCTGCGCCCGCAAGGCAACAAGGAAACACTGCCGGTAGTGATGTATTTCCACGGCGCAGGCTGGGTGATGGGCGACGTCAATACCCACGATCGCCTGGTGCGCCAGATCGTTGACGGCGCCAAGGTCGCCGTAGTGTTTGTCGACTACGACCGCTCGCCGGAAGCACGTTATCCGATCGCCATCGAGCAGGACTATGCCGCGACCAAATACGTCGCCGAGCATGCTGCCGAATTCAACGTCGATGCGAGCCGTCTGGCAATTGCCGGCGACAGCGTGGGCGGCAACATGACTGCCGTCGTGAGCCTGCTGGCGAAGGAACGCAAGGGTCCGGCGATCAAGTATCAGGTGTTGTTCTACCCGGTGACTGACACCAATTTTGAAAACGGTTCGTACAATCAGTTTGCCAACGGCCCATGGCTGACCAAGGAAGCAATGAAGTGGTTCTGGAACGCCTACCTGCCGGCCGGCGCCAACCGCAAGGATCCGCATATCGCACCGCTGAACGCGACACTGGAACAGCTGAAGGATCTGCCGCCGGCACTGGTCATCACTGACGAAAACGATGTGCTGCGCGACGAAGGCGAAGCCTACGCCGCCAAGCTGGCCAAGGCAGGCGTACCGGTGACACAAGTGCGCTACCTCGGCACCATCCATGACTTTGTGATGCTCAATGCACTGGGCGATACACCAGCCGCGAAGAGCGCCATCGATCTGGCGACTTCCAACCTGCGCAAGGCACTGGCGAAGTAATCATTGCTCTCACCTTGAGGCGATAAAAAACCGCCCGCTCCTTTTCAGGAGACGGGCGGTTTTTATCAGAGCTGATACTTTAAGCTGCAACCGCTACCGGTTTTCCGTGCTGCTCCCCCTTGATGCGCAACACCATGACGGCACCGATCAGACAGGCCACACCCATCAGTATCGACGACGCCGTGTAATCGCCAAGGTTGGCACGCATGAAGCCCGATATCGTGGTGGCGGCAGCGGCGCCAAGCTGATGACCGGCGACGATCCAGCCGAAGACGACAGGTGCTGCCAGACGACCGAACACATCATTGGCCAGACGCACGGTCGGCGGTACGGTAGCGATCCAGTCAAGTCCGTAGAAGATTGCGAACACGGTCAGGCCGAAATAGTCGAGACCAAAAGCATAGGGCAGGAAGATCAGCGCGATGCCGCGCAGGCCGTAGTACCAGAACAGCAGCACGCGTGGATTGAAGCGATCCGACAGCCAGCCCGACAAGGTGGTGCCGACCAGATCGAGCATACCCATCGCCGCCAGGATGCTGGCGCCGCCGACTTCTGAAATGCCGTAGTCGTTGCACATGGCGATGAATTGCGTGCCGATGTAACCGTTGGTGCTCATGCCACAGACGAAGAAACTGAAAAACAGCAGCCAGAAGTCGCGCACCTTCATTGCCTGGCGCAGCGAATCGAAAGCGATCGTCAGCGGATTGCGTTGCTTCACCTCTGCATCGGCCGGGGCATCAGCGGCCTGCCCATAGCGACGCAGACCGACGTCGGATGGACGTTCCGGCAGGAATAGCGCCACCAACGGCACAGCGACTGCAGCGACGATGGCGACCAAAAAGGCCACCGAACGCCAGCCGTAGTGCTCCACCATCGACGCCATCAGCGGCAAGAACACCATCTGTCCGGTCGCGGCGCTGGCAGTAAGCAAACCCATCGCCAGACCGCGGCGCATTTCAAACCAGCGGCTGACAATCGTCGCACCCAGCGTGTTGGCGGCAACACCGGTGCCCGAGCCGACCAGCAGGCCCCAGGTCATGACCATGTGCCACGGCATTTGCATCAGCGTACTCAGAGCGGTGCCGACCGACAGCAGCACCAGCGCTCCCATCACCACCGGACGAATACCGAAGCGCTGCATCGCGGCCGCTGCGAAGGGACCGATCAGCCCGTACAAGGCGATATTGAAGGATATCGCCAGCGAGATGGTGGAACGATTCCAACCAAACTCGTGCTCCAGCGGCAGGATCATGACCGACGGCGTGGCGCGGATCCCGGCCGAGGTCAGCAGGACGAGGAAGATGACGGCGACCACGACCCAGGCATAACTGAACCGATGTGAGGTGCGCGTGGCGATGGCTTGCGTGACTTTATTCATGACGCTCAATCAGAGAAGGATAAAAATAAGAATAAAAAACCATCAGTGCCAGACGTACTGATGGCAATGATGGTGCTCGATGGGTGTTTGGTGTTCGCTTGATGCCAATCGCTTGTTCGTTCTCGCGGAGACTGCCGGATCAGGCTTCCTGCAATCGTTCATAGGCATCGTCGATCATGCCGGACAGCGCCGCATGCATGTCTTCGCCCAGCAAGCCGTCGATTTCCAGCTGCGCCTCCACCCAGTTATGGCGTGCAGCATCAAGCTTGGCCTTGCCTGCCGTACTCAAGGTCAGGCCGAATGAGCGCTTGTCGACGTGTTCATCGGGCGGCATATCGACGGTGGCGATCCACCCGGCGGTCATCAGCGGTTTGATGTTGCGGCTCAAGGTGCTGCGATCCATGCCCATCTCCGCAGCCAGGCGAATATTGGCGATGGAGCCATGCCTGCCCACGCGGCTCAGCAACGAGTACTGGCTGATGGTCAGTTCGTCCGGCAACAAATGCCGGTCATAAATCGACGTGATGCGACGAGTGAGGCGGCGCAAACGGGTGCAAGTACATTGGTTAAACATGCTCAATTACCTTCCGAATCGACCTTTCAACAAGCGCGTTAAAAACTTGCCGAACAAATCGATGCATATGCATTAATGTATATGCATAGTAATGAACAGATGAAGACCTGTCAAGCAGCCGCGACGAATGTGGTTTTTCGTAAGTAAATTGGAGAAATTTGCGCTATGGATACCGCAATTGCCGCGCAAGACTGTTGCGAGCGAGGTAGCAGACCATAATGCTCGTCGGCTGCTTTTTCAAAGGTGATTGAACATCATTCTGATCACGACCTTCAGCAGCGCCTCTGGGGATGGGAACAGCCATCCCCAGCGTTGTTTTTGCCCTTAAATCTGACGGATACCTCCGTCGACAAACAGTTCGATGCCATTGACGAAGCTGGCGTCATCAGAGGCAAGGAAGACCGCTGCCTTGGCGATCTCGTCCGGCTCGCCGACACGGCCCATCGGAATGAGCGAGGCCAGGTGATCCAGGAAACCTTGCTGCTGAGCAGGATCGGTGCCGACGAGTTCGACCAGCCCGGGCGTCCTGATCGGGCCGGGGCTAAGGGTATTGATACGGATACCGCGGCCTTTCAGGTCAAGAATCCAGTTGCGGGCAAAGGCGCGAACTGCCGCTTTCGAGGCGGCATAGACACTGAACGCTTCGGTTCCGCCGCTTGCCGCGGTCGACCCCGTCAGGATCACGGAGGAACCGCTGCCCAGCAACGGCAACGCGGTTTGTACGGTGAACAAGGTGCCTTTCACATTACGCGAGAACGTATCGTCGAAATGCTCTTCAGTAATCTGACCGAAGGGCATGAACGAGCCGCCGCCAGCGTTGGCCACAAGAATATCCAGCTTGCCGTGCTGTTCTTTGACGCGATCAAAAAACGCCTGCAGTTGCACGGTGTCTGAGGAGTCCACCGATGCGCTTTCCACGCTACCGCCGACGGCCTTCACGGCCGCATCAAGTTCCGCTTGGCGGCGGCCGGTGATATACACAATCGCACCCTGGCTAACAAAACGCTTCGCAATAGCCAGACCAATACCAGTGCTGCCGCCGGTGACAACCGCTACTTTTTTCGCAAGCTTTAATTCCATGATTTTTCCTTCATCGTTGAAATGCGCACTTGATTAGTGACGCCTGTAACCCAGTGTGGCCTCCCACCGTGCCAAAGAGAAGACAAGCGGCAGCCATATCATTTATGCTTTAGTTGCATAAATTGAGTGGAAAGGGATCGAAATGGATAAATTGCTGTGGATGCACTGCTTCGTACGCGCGGTCGAAACCGGTAGTTTTTCGGTGGTCGCCAGAGAAATGCAAATCGGTCAGCCAAACGTGAGCCGCCATATCGCATCGCTGGAAAAGTCGCTTGGCACGCGCCTGCTGCATCGCTCCACGCGGCATATGGTGGCCACACCCGAAGGCCAGCGTTATTACGCCCAGGCGCGCCATGCGCTTGATATCATTTCTCAAGCCGAGTCTGATGCACATGGAGAGCAAGACCCCCATGGATTGCTGCGCGTCGCGTGTCCGGAAAGTGTCGGTTCCGAGCTGATCATCGCAGCGCTACCGGGTTTTCTCGAACGCTATCCGCACGTGGACGTCGACCTGCGCCTGGGGGACGAATACATAGACCTGGTAGCCGAAGGGGTCGATATCGCCATCCGCGGAGGTACGCTCAAGGACAGCGCTCTGCGCGCACGGCGCGTGGGCACGTCCGAGCGCATTTGCGTAGCCAGCGATGCCTATCTGCAAAAACACGGCCTGCCGCGGCAACCGGAAGACCTGCTGCGCCATCAGTGCATCATCTACACCTTGCTGGCCGGGGGCAGCGGCACGTGGCCGTTCAAGAATGGGCCTGTACCTGTCAGCGGCCGGACGCGGCTCAACAACCTCGACGGCATACGCCGCGCCGTACTGCAGGGCTTGGGGGTCGGCTACCTTCCCTCGTGGATGATCGCCAGGGAACTCCGTACCGGCGAACTGCGCGCCTTATTGACCGACCATGCTACAGCCCCCTCCCCTCTGAACGTCTTGTATTCGGCCGACAGGTTGCTGCCACAGCGGGCCGGCGTCTTCATTGAGTTCATCACGAAGGTGTTTGCGGACACTCCCGGCCTGAACGGCACTTCGCTGGTTTAAATTGATCCACGCTTCCAGCGTCTGGCGAATACGGCACCCCGATCGTATGCCCCTAATAACCTAAGGCTCGCAGCTAAAGCTGCTCAAGACGAGCCCGAACATCCATAGCACGGGTACGGAGCGCATCCAGCTGATCCCCTTGCATTTTTTGGAGTTGCTTATACACCATGCCTAAACGCGTATTGTTGCGCAGCAACGGTTCATGACGCGCGAAAAAATCCCAGTACAACGCGCTGAACGGGCACGCGTCGTCGCCGAGTTTTTGTTTCGGATCGTATCGGCAGCCTTGGCAGTAATCGCTCATGCGTTGAATGTACGCACCGCTACTGACATAGGGCTTGGTCGCAATAAGACCGCCATCCGCCCATTGGCTCATACCCAGAGTGTTAGGTAGCTCAACCCACTCGAAGGCGTCTATATACACACCTAAATACCAGCGATGCAGCGCCTGCGGATCAAGTCCGGCCAGCAGCGAAAAATTACCGATCACCATCAGGCGCTGAATGTGATGGGCGTGTGCAGTCTGCAACGACTGACCGATGGCATGGTGCATGCAGCGCATCGTCGTATCGCCAGTCCAGAACCAGCTTGGCAGGGGCAGCTCGTGACCGAGCGTATTGCGCTCGTCATAGCCTGGCATGTGGGCCCAATAAATGCCGCGCACATATTCCCGCCAACCGACAATCTGCCTGATAAACCCCTCCACTGCCGCCAACGGCGCAGTACCGTTGCGGTAGGCTTGTTCTGCGCTGCGCACCACTTCAAGCGGATGAAGCATTTTGACGTTCAGCGCAAACGACAGCAGCGAGTGAAACAGGCGTTGGCTCTTGCTGCTCATGGCATCTTCAAAGTCGCCAAAATGAGGAAGCGTAGTGTTGATAAATGTCTCCAGACACATCAGCGCCTCCTTGCGATTCAAGGGCCAGCGCATCTGCATTGCCTGCGGATCGCCAAAGCTGCTCACACCGCAGCGCTGCAACCACTCCCACAGGTCCTGATGGTCATGGGTCGGACGAGTATCTACCGGCTCCGCCGGCGTTCCCGGCCAAGGCTTGCGGTTATCGTGATCAAAGTTCCATTGCCCGCCTTCCGGCTTGCCTTGCGCATCTACAAGCAACGTAAAGCGGCGGCGCATGTGGCGATAGAAATGCTCCATCAGCCATTGCTTGCGGCCTGCGTACAGCTGGGCCATTTCGTTTCGAGATGTCAGAAAATGTTCACTGTCGACTTCTGTCGTGGCAAATTGCTGTTGCGCAGCCCATGTACGAAGCAGAGCATCCAGTCGCCATTCGTCTGGCAACTGCCATTCCAGGCGCTCGGCATCGTAGCGTCGCATCATTGCCTCCAGATTTTCCGTGATGGATTGTCTGTTGCTCTGATCGTCAAGCGCCACGTATCGTACCCGGTGACCTGCCGCGCGCAGATGACGCGCGAAGTCACGCATCGCAGCAAAGATAGCTAGAATTTTTTGTGCGTGATGCAGTACGTAGTCAGTTTCCTGACGCACTTCCATGAGTACATAGACGACGTGGGGATCTACGATCTGAAACCACGAGTGCTCAGTGTTGAGCTGGTCGCCGAGGATCAGACGCAAGGTGCAAGTACGGCTTGTCACGCGAGGCTCCATTGGTGCAAATAGGTCGTGTTTTTTACCTGCTGCGACTCCGCACCAGGGGACAGTTTTCGGCCAACTGGTCGTTTATGGCATTGTAGTCAAATCACTCCCTGCTTCTCAACGCCTGCATTTTTACGCTAACAATGCGAGCCGAAAAAAATGGCGCCGTGACAACGGGCGCCATTTCTGGACAAAAAGAACAGTGACTCGCTCAGGCGCTTTTCTTCGCAGCCTTCTTGCGTGGTGTCCTGACAGGTGCGGCAGGTTCGTCCGCCATCGGTTGCCCGGCAAAACTGTCAGCGCCGTCGTTGGCTGCAGCGGCACGTTCACGTGCAAAGTTGATGCGACGGATCATGCTTTCATTGGCTTGCGGGCCGGGAGTAAAGACGAATTCCGGTGAACTCAGCGGCTTACCGCTCTTACGGTCGACCATGATGGGGTCAGCCACTTCGCCCGAGGTCGAATCGACCAGCAGCACGCTCGGGCCCTCAGGGGCAAAATGCTTGTTGCCCCAGCTGTTGAGCGCGACCAGAATGGAACGGAAATCACGTCCCAGATCGGTCAGCACATATTCATGGCGCGGCGGACGCTCGCTGTACTGGCGACGCTCCAGCAGGCCGGATTCGACCAGCGAGTTGAGACGGCGCGTCAGCATGTTGGGCGCAATGTCCAGGCTCTTCTGGAACTGGTCGAAACGCGTCAGCCCGTGCATTGCATCGCGCAGGATCAGGATGCTCCACCATTCACCCACGCGTTCGAGCGTACGGGCGACCGGGCATTGCATGTTGCCAAAGCTTTTACGTTCCATAGACAAGTCCCATCAAGCTGATTATCATTCGATTGAACAACTTACTATCATTTTGATACTTACATTATAGAACAAGTCAAGGGAGACCGCCATGTCCGCTACATTGCTATATCTGGAGGATTTTACCGCCGGCCAGAAATTTACCGTTGCCGCAACCGAAACGCTCAGTGCCGACGACATCAAGACCTTCGCCGCCAGCTACGACCCGCAGCCCTTCCACATGGATGAAGCCGCTGCGGCACAGAGTTTTTTTGGCGGCCTGGCGGCCAGCGGCTGGCATACGGCGGCACTGACCATGCGCCTGCTGGTGAAGACACTGCCGATCAAGGGCGGCGTCATTGGCGCGGGTTTTGAAGAGTTTCGCTGGCCACGCCCTACGCGTCCGGGCGACATCCTGCGGGTTGAAGTCGAAGTGCTGGAGTTGAAGTTCTCACAGTCGAAACCTCAACAAGGCTTCCTCAAGCACCGCGTCACCACCTTCAATCAGAATAACGAGCCGGTGCTGATCATGACCGGCAACCTGCTGGTGCCGCGCCGGCCGCAGGCTTGATCTGCCGATCGTTTAATTTTCGAAGATGAACTGCGTCGCCTTGTCGGCCGACAAAGGGCGACCGTAGAAGTAGCCTTGAATCTCGTCGCAGCCCCAGGCGCGCAGCAACTCGCGCTGGTTGGCGGTTTCGACGCCTTCGGCGATGACCGACAGGCCCAGATGGTGCCCGAGATTGATCACCGCCTGCACGATCGCGGCGTCTTCGCTGTTGGGGCGCAGATGGCGAATGAAGGATTGGTCAATCTTGAGCTTGTCGATGGAGAAGCGCTTGAGGTAAGCCAGCGAGGAATAACCCGTACCGAAGTCGTCAATCGCCAAGGTCAGGCCACGCTTGCGCAGATCTTCCAGCAGCTCGATGGTACGTTCGACATCGCGCATGACGATGCCTTCGGTGATTTCCAGTTCGATAAACGACGGATCGATCTGGCTTTCGCTCAAGGTCTCGGTGACGCGGCGCAGGAACGATGGATGATGGAACTGGCGCGGCGAGATGTTGACTGCAATGACGAACTTGCGCGGGGTCTCCAGGCTCCAGATCTTGGCCTGGCGGCAGGCTTCGGCCAGCACCCAGTCGCCGATCGGCACGATCAGGCCGGACTCTTCGGCCAGCGGAATGAAGTCGGCCGGCGAAATCAGTTCACCGTTACGACGCCAGCGCACCAGCGCTTCGAAGCCGACCAGCTTGTCGTCGGTCAATCCTTGCTGCGGCTGGAAGTGCAATTCCAACTCATTGCGTTCGATGGCGTGACGCAGTTGCGCCTCCAGCGCCAGACGTTCTTGCGCGCGCGTATTGAGTGCATTGGAATACTGCACAAAGCAATCGCCGCCGGCGTCGCGTGCTGCCTGCAGCGCGGCATCGGCATTCTGCAGCAGATGCGCATGTTCGGCGCCGTCGCGGGGGTACTCTGCGCCACCCATGCTCATGCTGGAAAAAATCTCATGCTGGCCGAACTCAAACGGCTGACGCATGTATTCCTGCAGACTCGACAAGGCTTCCTGAAAATTCAGATGGTCGCCCTTGGACTTATAAAGGATCGCCACATTGGCGCCGTTGAGACGAAACACTTCGCCGCCGTGACGCTCTGCCGCACGCTTGATGCGGCTCGCCATTTCCTGCATCAGACGATCGCCAAACGCATGGCCGAGGCCACCGACGACGCGTTCAAAACGGTCGATCATGCCCAGCACCACCGTATGCGGCTCGTTTTCCATGGTCTTGAGACGGCGCTCGAACGAGCCACGGTGCGCCAGGCCGGTCAGCGGATCATGGGCTGCGGCGAAAGCGAGCGCATTCTCCGAACGAAAGCGCGCCCACACGTGATACATCAGGAACAAGGCCACCAGCAGCATACCAACGCTGTACACATGCACCAGCCAGGAGATGTGATCGACACCGGTATTGGCCATATCGCCGACCTGATAGATGGAGCGCTCGACATCGTGTTTGGCCTGATCCAGCAAACTGCGCACGCTGTTGGTCTTGACATTGAGATCAGAAAGCAAAGCCCGCGCGGGTTCACGCGCGGTCGCGGACGAGTTCGCCATCAGCTTTTCCAGCGCCGGCCCCATGGCCAGAATCGCGTTGTAATTGCTGAGCAGATCGGCCATCTGTGCGGCTTGCCGCAAGTCGCGGCGCACGAAGTCGAAATTGGCAGTCATTTGCTCGGCTGCCTCGGCCTCAATATGATCGAAACGATCGCGGCCGATGGAGGCGACGTAGTATTTATTCAGCGCCAGCTGATAGCGCAGCAAGGCGCTTTCAAAATCCGAGAGATGACGCAGGGTGGGGATTTTCTCTTCCAGCAGCGGCGTGGTGGACGAACGAATATCATTGGCCGTGCGCGCCATGGCAAAAAACAGCGCGACGCCGGCGGCGATCACGACCACCAGCAAACCGTAAATCGCCCAGCGATAACGTCGGCTGACTACTTGCATAAAAAGAACCCCTGCGAAGAGACCCACCCCGGAAACCGCATCGCGGCAATTGGGATCCAGGCGCGGCCGGCATTCGGTCACACGACGCCAAACCTGACGGCCGACGCGCCAATGATGGTACGCGGCGACGGTGCATTGTTCGGCGGGCGACGATGACATGCGGCAGCGTTCCCTGCTTCCCGTTTACAGCGAAACTGTATTTCCCTGAGTCAGACTTGATCATTATTGGCAGGCGCCGCCTTGGACTGAATCCCTCGGCACCTGCATTATTGCTTTTATCCACAGCGCTCGTCGAAGCGTCTTGTTATTTTGATTCGGTAGCTTAGCGAGGAAAATTATACCGGCAATACTGTTGGCAGCCGTAATTCCAGCAGGTCACAGTATCAATAGAGAAAGATATTTGGCAAATTTCCAACAAGAATTTTCTGGAAGAGATGAAGATGCCCGTTTTTGGGGCAAACCGGCCATGGGAATAGCGTACCGGTCGAAAGGTCTTACCGCATCAACGAACAAGATCCCGCGCCGGCAGGCCCGGGGATCTGGTCGCGCAATACTGTTAATGAAGAGACAAACTTCGGACTTTCAAGTCCTCGTGCCTTCATGCCATCAAGCGGCATCAGGCTGCGCCGATGGTTGCGCCAGTTGAAATGCCTTGAGCTGGCCGCAGGCTTCATCAATCGCGGCCAGCGTCGGATACGGCGTCATGTCGACCTCGAAACGGCGCGCATTGAAAATCTGCGGAATGAGACAGCAGTCGGCCATCGTCGGGGTGTCGCCGAAACAGAAACGTCCGCGCTGCGGACTCGCTGCCAGTTGCTGCTCCAGCGCGGCAAAACCAAGCTTGACCCAATGCTGTATCCATTGCTGCTTGACCTCCTCGCTCACACCCAGTTCCTGTTTAAGCATGCGCAGCACGCGCAGGTTATTGAGCGGATGGATATCACAGGCGATTGCCAGGGAAATCTCTCGCACGTGCGCGCGATCCAGCAAGCCCGCCGGCAGCAGCGCCGGTGTCGGGAAGCGCTCTTCCAGGTACTCCAGCATCGCCAGCGACTGCGTGATGTGATGTCCGTCCTCTTCCATCACCGGCACCAGCGATTGCGGATTCAGGGCGCTGAATGCCGGTGCAAACTGTTCGCCGCCATTGTTGACCAGGTGCACCGGCACGGTGTCGTAGGACTGGCCTTTCAAATTCAACGCGATGCGTACCCGATACGATGCCGAGCTGCGAAAGTAGCTGTAAAGATGAATCGTCATGCCTTCGTCTCCTTGGTATTTTTATAAGGGCATCATCACACTGAACGCGCCGGCAACACCGTGCCTGCCACATCGCCGAAACCGATGCGCGGCAAGCCGTCGCGCTCGGCCCAGCCGCGCATGATGACGGTGTCGCCGTCTTCGATAAAGATGCGCGTCTCGCCATTGGCCAGACTGATGGATTGCTTGCCGCCGGCGGTCAGCTCCAGCAGCGACCCGGCCGACTCCGGCGTCGGGCCTGACAAGGTGCCCGAACCCAATAAGTCGCCGGCGCGCAGGTTGCAGCCCCCGACGGTGTGATGCGCCACCAGTTGCGACACGGTCCAGTAAGCGTCCTTGAAATTGCCCAGCGACAGGCGCTGCGGTGCAGTGCCTGCTTCACGCATGGCCTTCGTCTGCAGCAGCACCTCCAGTTGCACGTCGAAAGCGCCGCCAGCACGCAACTCGGCAGAGTCCAGGTATGCCATCGGCTGCGGATCGGCTGCGTCGCGTGTCCACGCGGAGCGATACGGCGCCAGCGCTTCCGTCGTGACAATCCACGGCGAAATCGTCGAAGCAAAATTCTTTGCCAGGAAAGGGCCGAGGGGCTGGTATTCCCACGCCTGCACGTCGCGTGCCGACCAGTCATTCAGCAGGCACAACCCGAACACATGCGACTCGGCCTGACCGATACCGATAGCGTCGCCGATGGCGTTGCCCTGCCCCATGAAGACACCGACTTCCATTTCGTAATCGAGACGCTTGCATGGGCCGAATACCGGCGTGTCGGAAGTCGGTGGCTTGGTCTGACCGACCGGACGGCGGAACTGCTGTCCCGATACGGCAATTGACGACGAGCGGCCGTGATAGCCGATCGGCACCCATTTATAGTTAGGCAACAGAGGATTGTCGGGCCGGAACAGTTTGCCAATCGCCGTCGCATGATGGATGGAGGTATAGAAGTCGGTGTAGTCACCGATCTGCGCCGGCAGAGCGTGTTCGGCTTCGGCTTGCGGCACCAGCGCCGGCTCCAGTTGCGACTGACGCACCGAGCCTTCGCGCAGCAACGTCGACAAGGCCAGACGCAAGGCAGACCACGCTGCAGCATCGAGTTCCATCAAGGGATTCAGATTGCTGCCTGCGGTCGCTGCGACGATCGCTTTGTGAACCACGTCACCAAAGCCGCTGAATGCGCCGCTTTCAAAGGCTGCACGCAAGTCAAGAATCTGATCGCCGATGGCGACGCCGGCACGGAAGACTTCTCCGGCCCCCTTGCTGCGGAACACGC
This genomic interval carries:
- the fahA gene encoding fumarylacetoacetase encodes the protein MSISLNETHDVALRSWVASANLAGSDFPIQNLPYGVFRSKGAGEVFRAGVAIGDQILDLRAAFESGAFSGFGDVVHKAIVAATAGSNLNPLMELDAAAWSALRLALSTLLREGSVRQSQLEPALVPQAEAEHALPAQIGDYTDFYTSIHHATAIGKLFRPDNPLLPNYKWVPIGYHGRSSSIAVSGQQFRRPVGQTKPPTSDTPVFGPCKRLDYEMEVGVFMGQGNAIGDAIGIGQAESHVFGLCLLNDWSARDVQAWEYQPLGPFLAKNFASTISPWIVTTEALAPYRSAWTRDAADPQPMAYLDSAELRAGGAFDVQLEVLLQTKAMREAGTAPQRLSLGNFKDAYWTVSQLVAHHTVGGCNLRAGDLLGSGTLSGPTPESAGSLLELTAGGKQSISLANGETRIFIEDGDTVIMRGWAERDGLPRIGFGDVAGTVLPARSV
- the maiA gene encoding maleylacetoacetate isomerase — protein: MTIHLYSYFRSSASYRVRIALNLKGQSYDTVPVHLVNNGGEQFAPAFSALNPQSLVPVMEEDGHHITQSLAMLEYLEERFPTPALLPAGLLDRAHVREISLAIACDIHPLNNLRVLRMLKQELGVSEEVKQQWIQHWVKLGFAALEQQLAASPQRGRFCFGDTPTMADCCLIPQIFNARRFEVDMTPYPTLAAIDEACGQLKAFQLAQPSAQPDAA
- a CDS encoding bifunctional diguanylate cyclase/phosphodiesterase, yielding MQVVSRRYRWAIYGLLVVVIAAGVALFFAMARTANDIRSSTTPLLEEKIPTLRHLSDFESALLRYQLALNKYYVASIGRDRFDHIEAEAAEQMTANFDFVRRDLRQAAQMADLLSNYNAILAMGPALEKLMANSSATAREPARALLSDLNVKTNSVRSLLDQAKHDVERSIYQVGDMANTGVDHISWLVHVYSVGMLLVALFLMYHVWARFRSENALAFAAAHDPLTGLAHRGSFERRLKTMENEPHTVVLGMIDRFERVVGGLGHAFGDRLMQEMASRIKRAAERHGGEVFRLNGANVAILYKSKGDHLNFQEALSSLQEYMRQPFEFGQHEIFSSMSMGGAEYPRDGAEHAHLLQNADAALQAARDAGGDCFVQYSNALNTRAQERLALEAQLRHAIERNELELHFQPQQGLTDDKLVGFEALVRWRRNGELISPADFIPLAEESGLIVPIGDWVLAEACRQAKIWSLETPRKFVIAVNISPRQFHHPSFLRRVTETLSESQIDPSFIELEITEGIVMRDVERTIELLEDLRKRGLTLAIDDFGTGYSSLAYLKRFSIDKLKIDQSFIRHLRPNSEDAAIVQAVINLGHHLGLSVIAEGVETANQRELLRAWGCDEIQGYFYGRPLSADKATQFIFEN